In Acanthochromis polyacanthus isolate Apoly-LR-REF ecotype Palm Island chromosome 9, KAUST_Apoly_ChrSc, whole genome shotgun sequence, the DNA window CCACACTGGTGAAGATTTCCTcttgttcctcttttatttgtagAGGTTCTATGTCCTCCGGATCTACACTGGTGCACAGTTCCTCCTGTTCTTCTTTAATCAATGGAGACTCTAAGTCTTCTTGTTCCAAACTGGAGTTCCTCTCCTTCTCACAGGGCTGCTGATAAGTGAGAAGTTCTTGTTCTGTGCTGGCAAAATGCTGTGGGAGGTCTGggttgacaaagaaacacaagaacaaGTTTACTAATGAGGTGATATCAAAACCACACATCTGAACACAGTGAACGAATATCCACGTCCAGAAATGTTACATATTTGAAAAGAATTGAGAGGAAGCTTACATATACATAATGAATCATCTAATAATGGTCCAATGTCACCGTAGTAAAGTAGAAAGGCAAGAATAATGGAGATGAATGGGACAGGAGAGACGAGGGGAACAGAGTGTAAGAACAGAGTGTAAAGAGTGTTTGGCTATGGTTGGCAGAAAAAGACAATGTTCACTGTGGAACATTTAAACCCACAAACTGTGATCTAATTGGTTTTACCGTCATACTTTGGAGGAGTTAAACATAGATTGGGATTTGATGCTAGATGCTGGCTGTGAGTGTTGAGTGTCACACTGATAGCTGCTGGTTAGCTGATTGAACTTAACAAGTTGAGCATTTTAAACCCTAATtaagtaaaaatatataaaagtgtcagctcatttttacctgaagtatgaaaagaaaaagttctCAATCTGCAGACCAATGTTCCCCGTCAGTGTTTTATTGATACAGACAACATGTTTAATAGGCCTGGATactaaaacaacagcaaaatgtaCTGCCTACTTTTAGCAGGTCATTTAGAAGTTGGATTATCATCAAGtctgtttttgatttgatttgttttattgatttagtGAAGCCCAAACTTGCTTTTCTTCAtaattttgtctcctttctttgTTAAGTCTGCTACAAAGTTGCGTGCCCTGCAATGTTGAAGTATGTGGTACACGTCAAGCATCTACATGAATGTCTGGACTCGAGGTTTCCTGGCAGAACGTTGCACCATAACAAGATGACTGATCTTTGTTATTCACTTCATCCGTCAGGGGTCATAATGTTTTGACTGACTGTTCAAAAGTTCATGTTTCCATGATAAGTCACACTTATTCATGTgcattgcacaagggttttcaaatcatcaatgagcctttcaacaccattagctaacacaatgtagcattagaacacaggagtgatggttctggaaatgttcctctgtactcctatgtaacCCAAGGTGCTCGAATACTGGTTACCAGCGACCCCAGGTGGTACACTATCCATTCAAGAAGCCAGGCTACCGGCCCAACGCCTGTCtgatccattaaaaatcagctgtttccagctagaacagtcattcaccacattaacaatgtctagactgtatttctcattcattaatTGTTATctccattgaaaaaaaatgcttttctttcaaaaaatggacatttctaagtgaccccaaacttttgaactgtagtgtagaTACagcctttaaccctcctgttctcctcatttacaggcaccaaaaaatattgtttccttgtctgaaaaaaaattcaaaaattctgaaaaaaatccccaaatttctgaaaatttgcaaaaccttcaggaagaaaattccaataattccttaaaagttttccttaaaagttttattttaaaaaaaatcacacaaatttggcaagcaaagtcttatatattttcaaaaaggagtaaaaacattcccaaaaaaattctaaaaatatctaaagtgattacacatatatcagtaaaacttcaaatattttctttaagaacattcacataaaaatcagtcaaaatccagcgaattttgctggatttttaacatttcttttttccaccaaaaaatgttcaaagatttcccaaaaaatgtggacatcagaattttcactgtgaaaatatttattttttccacatattcagattttaaaatgggtcagtttgacctgcaggacaacacgagggttacgTAAGTATGGAAACAAGGTAttattttcaaacacattttcaaactttaaaacacgacaacacgagggttaaaacccCGGCCAGGATCCGGTCTGCACACCGACATCCAGCTCCTGTAGCCCGGTTAGAAATGTGGGCGTGTCCGCTGTCAAAGTCTGCACCGAGAACCGGCCTTCAGACCGGCCTACGTGGTCCACAAGACGTCCAAGAAAACCCTCAGACAGTCGGTGTGACAGCACCGACACCAACCGTGTGAGCAGGACTCAGTTTCGAGAATAAATCCGTTTATTCACCGGGATCtaaacaccacaaacacatcATCTATTGTCCCGTTAGTTCGTCGCTTTTCTGTCGTTAAACGCAACAGTTCATTTAGCGTTAGCTCCGTTAGTTAGCCGCCAATTCTCCGTCTGTGTTCCTATAATTTAATGTAACACAGAGCTCTGATTGAGTGGCATTTATCAGGTATTTTCTGTGTATATTCCTGTGGTTTCACATACCTATGGTGTGTAACGGTATCTGCggtttccagatgacatccagcagtctgcgctgacggtcgatctcctcctcgtactggacgatggttttttcaaactctgtgaaTATTTCCTCGGCGGCAGCAGTCAGCctgtcgctgatcaactctctGAGATAATGAACTGAATACATTTTAACTTAAAACCGCTGAAATGTTCACCAGAGACGCGACAACACGACCGTCCTGCGGCTCAGTCCAAACATCTGTCAAGCTAACGATTAGCCATGGGTGTGTTTGCTACTTCCGCCGGGTGTCACACCGTCAAGTTCCGTCACTTCAACGTAAGGTTcctaaaaacacatgaaaactttaaaaactttgAGTGGTTCGCTGATCCAAATGTTTGCTTTAGATCATTGTCAGAAAATGCATCCAGTTGCTTGTGCATCAAACTGCACGAATCCCCTCTCCTCATTAGACGTTAAGTGAGTgagactatttttttttttcactcctcAGGACTGGAATAGTTTCACCCACAGTGATCAAATTGATCTCAGTGCAGACTTGTGCATGTGACAAGCtatgttgttgttctttttcctgGTTATGTTTCggtttgctttgctttgtgaTAGACTCATAAATAAAGCCAActctgcaaatatttaaaaaaaaacatgaaaactttaTGCAGGAAATATAGCTGCCTTGAAGTTGTcagtaaaaacattaaagtcCTTTTATCAGAATGTAATGCAGCAGTATATCTTTCCAAAGTGCAAAAACAAGTGATTTAGAGGATTTTATTAATGGGGATAAAAATGAATCACATATGTAAACATCAAAGTCATACAGGGTTATTCAAAACCATAAAGTAACAGAAAACTCCTGGCAAGTCACAACTATTCTTCtcacaatcaacttttatttcctgtccaCCACCTGCAGCATGGGCAGCATCAGTGCCATAAGAGAATTCATCAGCATATCACCATCCACTGAGTTGATCGCTGCTGTCATTCGATGACCTCAAACATCAAATGAAAGTTGATTGTTAGTAGAATGCTTGTGACTTGGCTGGAATCACTCCCGTTTTCCTCAAAGTCTTATGTTTGTTCACCTCAATGACAAATTAAACCTCAGAAAAAGTACTAGGTCAAAGATCAGGCTGAGATTTTTACCATCAAATCTGAAAATTTAAGCTAAAACAAAGGACAATTTGATggcaaaacagctaaaaatagaATGAACCAAAATGTTATCTAATGTTTTGTGAGTAAAATTAAGTTTCAAAGACCTGATGGTGATGAATCTGTCCAATAGAATCATTTGTGATTTCAAGAGAAACATGAAGACGTGCAAAAGTGACTTTCTGATGTAATATTCTGACGATAGAAGACACAAGATTATATTTTGACAGTAACAGGAGATGCTTTTCTTTTGCAATCAGTACCTTTAATTTTACTACCCCATTTTCTTAATTATACTAACATACTTACACTTTAAGAACCAATTTCAATGCAGAACTGTAACAGAGCGGTATTAGTGCAATATGAACAGCTTAGTTCATATTGCATTagtgaaatatgaacagctaaaaatcaaaaatatcaaaacctaaatatatttagtttgaacattaaacatagaagggtttatagaagcaagttgtgctttgtgtcaaaatttagggaaattcctgtaatttcacgtcttattttttgataccacctatcccacatgctgatattgacctttgaatccgaaggtcagacagatatttttgatttttagctgttcatatttcatgcattacataccatagcactttcattttatacagatccaatccttagatagccaaattataccacataaaatttctaatggatatgatgattactttttgtgtaatgggtggccaaatgtagcagtttagaagttcgtgatggataaaatcgcaactttgtcattctctgtaacatgcaattataaatataaagtaaatattttcacatttttgaggACTATatgtcactgtgaaatgattctgaaaatttcagatctctatcttttgttgttcagaagttatagaagtctgaaaatggtcgaaaatttcaagtcttaattttggccgcAAAAATAGagtaccccctacctacttcaaatggccataactttgaaactaatgacaataaagcattcaaattttggattttcccatcatatataatgtactaaatgtatgtaaaaacttagcaaaatctgagagggtcaggtgggaagttttcttaaaattggttgatttcatacggAATGACCCATATTTGACATCAACATAATCCAACAGTCATAAAGCTGATGGCAAAACATTAGTGTTTGAAACTGGTGTGTGTGAAATTTggtaatgaaaaaataaacagaattaaaattcttcagtttttgtaaCGATTGTTTCGGTATCCTTGTTTTTTCTATTGACATTGTAGCACCATGATGTTGAGAAAGAACCCTgcattcacaaaagaaaatgagTTTGTAGACtcttaaatatgacaaaacattttcttaatGACGAGACAAAGATCTCGCTAGTGTGAGGTTTGatcaagctgaaaaaaaaaaagtattcataCACAGTCCTGGTTCTGTAAATAGGGAACAGTGGCTCGGAACGATCCACATTCCGATCACCATTCTAAGGTATAAACATTTCAGAGGCAGCAGTGAGAGAATCTGACTCATGATGTCTAAACATGCTAACTATATAAATATCAATAATCTCTGACCagaatctgactccacctttaaATCTGAAAGATCTACTTTTAACCTGAACCAGATCTTTAACGATGTTCAAGCTTGGTTCCCAGATTATTTTTCTTACAAATGTCTCAAGACgacttctcacctgtgtgggttctcaTGTGCACAGTCAAATTACTACAATGACCAAAATTCTTCCCACACGTTTTGCAAGAATATGGTTTCTCACATGTGTGCAGCTTTGTATGACTCTTAAGTGCTGAGAAATCACTAAACCTTTTCCCACATGTGTTACAAACGTATGGTTTCTCACCCGTGTGGAGCCTCATATGGACCAACAAGTTATCCTTAAATCTGAAACCTTTTCCACACGTTTCACATGAAAAAGGCTTCTCGCCTGTGTGGGTTCTCATGTGCTCGGTCAAATGAGCACTTCGACTGTAACTTTTTGTACAAATGTTGcaagaatacggcttctcaccagtgtgagttctcatgtggtcagtcaaatGATTACTTCTGCTGAAACTTTTCCCACACGTTTTACAATAAtgcggcttctcacctgtgtggataGCCAAATGCCGTTTAAACGCCGATATGCCAGTAAATGTGTTACCACAGGTCTTACAAAggtacggcttctcacctgtgtggattctcatgtggacagtcaaaCTACTATTTTGGctgaaacttttcccacataCTGTGCAAGAATGtggtttctctcctgtgtgagttctcacaTGGAGTTTCAGAGTCGTGCTATAACTGAAACGCATCCCGCATGTTTCGCAAGTGTATGGTTTTTCACCTGTGTGGATTCTAAGATGTCTGTTCATTTGGGATTTATTCTTAAAGGGTTTTCCACAGACATCACATTCTACAGACTTTTTCCCTACGTCTGCATCACAGTGACTGTCTGAAATGAGAGAATTGTCGCCgtggtcactttcctcataCATAGGAGCCTCCATGAAGGTATCAGTCTCTTGCTTTACTACAAGCAGCTCTCCCTCCTGAGTattgcagagttcctcctgttcctctttaATCTGTGGATGCTCTGGGTCGTCCTCGTTCTGACCGCTACAGAGCTTATCCTGTTCctctttaatctgtggaggtTCTGGGTCCATCTGGTCCAGACTGCTGCAGTGTTCCTCTTGTTTCTCTTTAATCTGTGAGGGCTCTGGCTTCACTTGGTCCAGACAGGTGAAAAGCTCCCCCTGTTCCTCTTTAATCTGTAGAGGCGGCGAGTTTGCCTGGTCCAGACTGGTGTGgagttcctcctgttcctctttaATCTGCGGACAACCTGGGTTTTCATGGTTGAGACTGGAGCTCCCCTCCTGTTTACAAAGCTGCTggtcaccaaaaatgttctcCTCCTTATAGACATGTTGCTGTGGGAGCTCTGCAGGGCCACAAGAAAAAAGTTAAAAGCAAAGTCAGTAAGCAAACtgagcaaaataacaaaacgaacaaaaaacaaagatgctGTGGAGGTCTGCAGTATACACTTCATGCACTAAGATGTTAGTGGATCAATAAACGAGATGAGATGAAGATGAGATGTAACATTGATACTTTTGATGGAACACTGgcataaatgtttttaaaatatctcaaaaagcaaaggtttggggaaaaaaaagtgagtgAAATGACTTTGGCAGAAGCACTGAGAGAAGTCAGAAATAGGCAAGAGAAGACCAGTGACTTTGGTTTGGGAGAAGAATCTGAAGAGTATTCAGATTTTGTTGCCTCCAGCCGTCTGTAGGATTCTTTCTTCTGAGTTTATTGCAGCATCAGATGacagcaggatccatatgagTGCACAACTACAGAAACTAACTACCTCGATATCGTGTCTTGTTAGGACTCTTTCAGAGATGCTAGTCTTTCTGGGTCATTCTGTGTTACCTCAGTGAAGGTGGTTGCTTGACCATCTCACAATCTTTCATTAATATGAAATTAATTCCTCACAAGAGTGCAGCCTTGAAAGTGACGTCACATCCAGCACTCAGGCActaggtcagagagtcagaggagtgacgtcttggaaaatagggtgGCGACTTACCgaagaaaagttattagcttaagataatagataatatattttacaagttaaata includes these proteins:
- the LOC127530191 gene encoding zinc finger protein OZF-like; the protein is MNSSVFKVTMSSPECLTEYITEQENICDEEKVSTCEPTRVWKPVATIHTTELPQQHVYKEENIFGDQQLCKQEGSSSLNHENPGCPQIKEEQEELHTSLDQANSPPLQIKEEQGELFTCLDQVKPEPSQIKEKQEEHCSSLDQMDPEPPQIKEEQDKLCSGQNEDDPEHPQIKEEQEELCNTQEGELLVVKQETDTFMEAPMYEESDHGDNSLISDSHCDADVGKKSVECDVCGKPFKNKSQMNRHLRIHTGEKPYTCETCGMRFSYSTTLKLHVRTHTGEKPHSCTVCGKSFSQNSSLTVHMRIHTGEKPYLCKTCGNTFTGISAFKRHLAIHTGEKPHYCKTCGKSFSRSNHLTDHMRTHTGEKPYSCNICTKSYSRSAHLTEHMRTHTGEKPFSCETCGKGFRFKDNLLVHMRLHTGEKPYVCNTCGKRFSDFSALKSHTKLHTCEKPYSCKTCGKNFGHCSNLTVHMRTHTGEKSS